The genomic stretch GTTACACACTTAGTATCCGTTTAATGTTTTTATGATAAATAGGTTTTGCAATAACCATTCTTTCTATAGTTTTATGAAAAATAGTTTCTTTAAATTGAGAACGATTAATTCTAAAACAAAACTCATCAAAGTAAGCTTGGACATGCCATTTACTAACATGAGTTGGGATGGCTCTTAACCAAGATTTCAATTGCATGATTACAATATGCAATTCCTTAAAATTCTTACCATTGTTACTAAATTTTTGTTCAATTTTATAATCCTTTTTTAAAGGTGAATATCCTCTCCATTTATCGGTCACTATTTGTGCCGTTGTACTTATGTGTTCTTCAAATATTGGTGTTAAAGATTTGGCTGAGTAATCATCAATAGACCTTACATATACTCGCTTAATTTGATGTTTCTTGCTCAGTTCTACTGCTATTACTGCCTTTTTCTTTTTAGAATCATAGCTTCTACCTTGTTTACCTTCTTCTTTTCCACCTACCGTAAATTCATCTACATGAACTAATTCTGATAAAGGATATTGTTGGCTACTCTTCATTGTTTTTCTAACTTTTTGCATAAAAAACCAAGCGGTACCTTGTCGAATATTGAAGCGCTTACCCATCTGAATACTTGATACACTTTTACTACTTGTACTCATTTCAAATACTACACAAAATGCTTTTTGTAATCCAAACTTCACCTTATGAAATAACGTATTTGCTGTAGCACTTTCCACATGATTACAACTATAACAATGATACCTATATCCAGATTTTTCACAACCTTTTGTATGACCACATTTCATACATTTAAAACCATCTTGCCATTTTATTTTAGCCAAATAAGCCTTACAGGCTTCATCATCTGGCAATTCTTTTATAAAGCTCAGTATATTTTGTCCTTTAAATGCTTCCATAAACTCCGTTTTTATTGATAACAAGATACGGAAGTTAAATGACTAACTCAATAAATTTAGTTAAGAAAATAAAACTAAAAGAATTTAATGTGAAATCAAACGAAAAAGTAAGATTTTAACCAGTTTTTCATTTTGAATTCAAAAGAATAATGAAGCGTCAGTTCGAGTGATTTTGAGGCACGAAAAATCGTATCGAGAACCTGTTTAGTGTAAAAAATTCTATTCTCGATACAAATTTTACTCATTTTCAATCGTAAAATTCACTCGAATCGACGAATTTTATCAAAATGCACAACCGATATATATTGTGACTGTTGCACAAGTCTAAGATATTGATAAATTTCGTATCTTGATATATGCAAGGCAAAAAAATCTATCAAGAAAAACTATTCAACAATTTTCAACTAAGTGATCGAATTCCAAAAGAAAATTTTTATCGTCGTTTATCTTCTGAGTTAGATTTAGATTATTTGTATGAACTTACCAAAGTCTATTACGGAAGTAGCGGACAAAAAAGCATTGATCCTGTTGTGTTCTTTAAACTATGTTTGGTTGGTTATTTAGAAAATATTATTAGTGATCGTAAGTTGATTCAGCATTGTAGTCTACGCTTGGATATTTTGTATTTTCTGGGGTATGATATTGATGAAGAACTTCCATGGCATAGTACGATAAGTAGAACGCGACAGTTATTCCCTGAATCAATATTTGAAGAAGTTTTTACACGAGTTTTCATGCTTTGTGTAGACAAAGGAATGGTAAGCGGTCACACACAGGCAATCGATTCCGCACCAATAAAAGCGAATGCTTCGATGGATAGCTTGGAGTTAAAAGTTCCTGAAGAAGAATTGGACGCACATTTATCCAAAGTTCGGGTTCAGAGTTACCGAGATCGTCAAGTTCAAAACAAGGCAAGTAAAGAACAACAGGTTATTACTGCTAACGATCAGGAACTCAAAGCTATCACATCAAGGAACAAGAAATGGGCAAAGGATCAAGAT from Kordia antarctica encodes the following:
- a CDS encoding IS1595 family transposase translates to MEAFKGQNILSFIKELPDDEACKAYLAKIKWQDGFKCMKCGHTKGCEKSGYRYHCYSCNHVESATANTLFHKVKFGLQKAFCVVFEMSTSSKSVSSIQMGKRFNIRQGTAWFFMQKVRKTMKSSQQYPLSELVHVDEFTVGGKEEGKQGRSYDSKKKKAVIAVELSKKHQIKRVYVRSIDDYSAKSLTPIFEEHISTTAQIVTDKWRGYSPLKKDYKIEQKFSNNGKNFKELHIVIMQLKSWLRAIPTHVSKWHVQAYFDEFCFRINRSQFKETIFHKTIERMVIAKPIYHKNIKRILSV